One Eurosta solidaginis isolate ZX-2024a chromosome 5, ASM4086904v1, whole genome shotgun sequence DNA segment encodes these proteins:
- the polo gene encoding serine/threonine-protein kinase polo, producing MASKPDDKTSDIPERLYDTTSRCTYKRMRFFGKGGFAKCYEIVDVETNNVYAGKIVSKKLMLKHNQKEKMSQEITIHKSLSHENIVKFHSFFEDSYNIYIVLELCKKRSMMELQKRRKTITEYECRYYIYQIIQGVKYLHDHRIIHRDLKLGNLFLDDLLHVKIGDFGLATRVEYEGERKKTLCGTPNYIAPEILNKKGHSFEVDIWSIGCVMYTLLVGQPPFETKTLKDTYEKIKKCQYRVPSYLRKSAADMIVAMLQPFPELRPTIGKLLSFEFLSCSPVPMFLPSSCLTMAPRLEMNEALNADALAQRKPLIELNGIKDDTRLEQTFLKNNLHDAITASAQVFRHNEDYRADIESLHQQLTELINAKPKLLQRNLGDENTDPAAQPLFWVSKWVDYSDKYGFGYQLCDEGMGVMFNDTTKLILLPNQINVHFIDKDGKETYMTTTDYCKTLDKKMKLLTYFKRYMTEHLVKAGANNVNFESDQISRMPHLHSWFRTTCAVVMHLTNGSLQLNFSDHMKIILCPRMSAITYMDHEKNFRTYRFSTIKQHGCSKDLYQKIRYAHEKLSKMLEKMLF from the exons ATGGCAAGTAAACCCGACGATAAGACTTCTGACATTCCGGAGCGGCTCTACGATACGACTTCGCGGTGTACCTACAAACGCATGCGCTTTTTTGGAAAG GGAGGCTTTGCGAAATGCTACGAGATCGTCGATGTGGAGACCAACAATGTGTACGCTGGCAAAATTGTATCCAAGAAGTTAATGTTGAAGCACAATCAAAAGGAGAAAATGTCTCAAGAAATCACAATTCACAAAAGTCTGAGCCATGAAAATATTGTTAAGTTTCACAGTTTTTTTGAGGATAGTTACAATATTTATATCGTCTTGGAGCTATGTAAAAAGCGG TCGATGATGGAGCTACAGAAACGTCGTAAAACAATTACTGAATATGAATGCCGCTATTATATATATCAGATAATACAAGGTGTTAAATATTTGCATGATCATCGTATCATACATCGTGATCTTAAATTGGGAAACCTCTTTTTGGATGATCTGCTGCATGTAAAAATTGGTGATTTTGGTCTAGCAACGCGTGTTGAATATGAAGGTGAACGCAAAAAGACACTTTGTGGTACACCGAATTACATTGCACCAGAGATCCTTAATAAAAAAGGTCACTCGTTTGAAGTAGATATTTGGTCGATTGGTTGTGTTATGTATACTCTTTTGGTTGGTCAACCACCCTTCGAGACAAAAACTTTGAAAGATACCTATGAGAAGATTAAAAAGTGTCAATACAG GGTTCCAAGTTATCTACGTAAATCTGCTGCTGATATGATTGTCGCTATGTTACAACCTTTTCCAGAGTTACGCCCAACAATCGGCAAATTGTTATCATTTGAATTTCTCAGCTGTTCACCCGTTCCAATGTTTTTACCAAGCTCCTGTTTGACCATGGCCCCAAGACTTGAAATGAATGAGGCTTTGAACGCCGATGCTTTGGCACAACGTAAACCATTAATAGAACTGAATGGCATCAAAGATGATACACGATTAGAACAGACGTttcttaaaaataatttacatgATGCTATTACGGCGTCGGCACAAGTTTTTAGACATAATGAGGATTATCGTGCAGATATTGAAAGTCTCCATCAGCAATTAACAGAGCTTATCAACGCAAAG CCGAAGCTGCTACAACGCAATTTAGGCGATGAAAATACTGATCCAGCAGCGCAGCCTCTTTTTTGGGTATCAAAATGGGTTGATTATAGCGACAAATATGGATTTGGTTATCAATTGTGCGACGAGGGTATGGGTGTTATGTTCAATGATACAACCAAGCTTATACTCTTGCCAAACCAAAT CAATGTTCATTTCATCGACAAGGATGGCAAGGAAACATACATGACCACAACAGATTATTGCAAAACGCTAGATAAGAAAATGAAACTGTTAACTTATTTTAAGCGTTATATGACCGAACATCTTGTTAAAGCTGGTGCGAATAATGTGAATTTCGAAAGTGATCAGATATCGCGTATGCCTCATTTACATTCATGGTTTCGTACCACATGTGCTGTGGTTATGCATTTAACTAACGGCTCATTGCag CTAAATTTCTCTGATCACATGAAAATAATTTTGTGTCCACGTATGAGCGCTATTACTTACATGGATCATGAAAAGAATTTCCGTACTTATCGTTTCTCAACTATAAAACAACATGGCTGCTCCAAGGACCTCTATCAAAAAATTCGCTATGCTCATGAAAAGCTCAGCAAAATGTTGGAGAAAATGCTATTTTAG